One stretch of Saccharopolyspora erythraea DNA includes these proteins:
- a CDS encoding ribonuclease domain-containing protein: protein MSSRKRISVALVGLIALVVIGWFVRDYTGAGDEQVPGAADSGLQVSPMSALPPEVRATWKSIADGAPFRYPGRDGTVFSNREERLPERPSGYYHEYTVPTPGSPDRGARRLITGERSEIYYTGDHYESFVVVDPDG, encoded by the coding sequence GTGAGCTCCCGCAAGCGCATCTCGGTCGCCCTGGTCGGGTTGATCGCGCTGGTCGTGATCGGTTGGTTCGTGCGCGACTACACCGGTGCCGGCGACGAGCAGGTGCCCGGCGCGGCCGATTCCGGACTCCAGGTGAGTCCGATGTCGGCCCTGCCGCCGGAGGTCCGGGCCACCTGGAAGTCGATCGCCGACGGGGCCCCCTTCCGGTATCCGGGCAGGGATGGCACGGTGTTCTCCAACCGGGAGGAACGGCTTCCCGAGCGGCCTTCCGGTTACTACCACGAGTACACGGTGCCGACCCCGGGCTCGCCGGACCGGGGTGCCCGGCGGCTGATCACCGGCGAACGTTCCGAGATCTACTACACCGGCGACCACTACGAGTCGTTCGTGGTCGTCGATCCCGACGGATGA
- a CDS encoding Uma2 family endonuclease yields the protein MDARATHRQRAPLTVDDLERVPDDGRRYELVDGRLDVSPAPAYGHGVIEGRLCFHLNAVAPDGYVVAPGVGLNLNAERTHHRIPDVVVLHEEDGEHPYLTKPPLLAVEVVSPESVFRDHHTKRREYAAFGIEAYWIISPAADKPGIAELRLADGEYSEGRQAFGEDVFETDFPFPVKLVPHWLLAAGPWRKHIGG from the coding sequence ATGGACGCGAGGGCGACTCACCGGCAGCGCGCGCCGCTGACCGTGGACGACCTGGAGCGGGTACCCGACGACGGGCGCCGCTACGAGCTGGTCGACGGGAGACTTGACGTGTCCCCCGCACCCGCTTATGGGCACGGCGTCATCGAGGGTCGGCTGTGCTTCCATCTGAACGCCGTGGCGCCGGACGGCTATGTGGTTGCACCCGGTGTGGGCCTCAACCTCAACGCCGAGCGGACCCATCACCGCATACCTGACGTGGTCGTGCTCCACGAAGAGGACGGTGAGCACCCCTACCTGACCAAACCGCCGTTGCTGGCGGTCGAGGTCGTGTCGCCGGAGAGCGTTTTCCGCGACCACCACACCAAGCGCCGGGAGTACGCCGCGTTCGGGATCGAGGCGTACTGGATCATCAGCCCAGCGGCCGACAAGCCCGGGATCGCCGAACTGCGGCTGGCAGACGGTGAGTACAGCGAGGGTCGCCAGGCCTTCGGCGAGGACGTCTTCGAGACCGATTTCCCGTTCCCCGTCAAGCTAGTTCCGCACTGGCTGCTCGCCGCGGGGCCGTGGCGGAAGCACATCGGCGGCTGA
- the mmsB gene encoding 3-hydroxyisobutyrate dehydrogenase, protein MTMAVIGFIGLGHMGGPMSANLVKGGHEVRGFDLAPAALEAAEATGVTPAGSIAEAVTGADAVITMLPGGKQLLECYDQVLGAASPDTLLIDSSTVDVADARKAHERAAEAGFGSVDAPVSGGTAGAEAGTLTFMVGGTEENYNRAQPVLEPMARKVIHCGGPGNGQVTKMCNNLVLGASMIAVSEAFVLGERLGVSHQALYDVVSVSTGQCWSLTTNCPVPGLVETSRANHEYEPGFAAALMLKDLKLAASAAEQSGTDAAIGRLATELYQRFNDEGGAGYDFGAIIKSVREHSGR, encoded by the coding sequence ATGACAATGGCTGTCATCGGTTTCATCGGACTCGGCCACATGGGCGGGCCGATGTCGGCGAACCTGGTCAAGGGGGGCCACGAGGTCCGCGGCTTCGACCTGGCGCCGGCAGCGCTGGAGGCCGCCGAGGCCACCGGCGTCACGCCCGCGGGCTCGATCGCCGAGGCCGTGACCGGGGCCGACGCGGTGATCACGATGCTGCCCGGCGGCAAGCAGCTGCTGGAGTGCTACGACCAGGTGCTCGGCGCCGCCTCGCCGGACACGCTGCTGATCGACTCGTCCACGGTCGACGTGGCCGACGCCAGGAAAGCCCACGAGCGGGCCGCCGAGGCCGGGTTCGGCTCGGTCGACGCGCCGGTCTCCGGCGGGACCGCGGGTGCCGAGGCCGGCACGCTGACGTTCATGGTCGGTGGCACCGAGGAGAACTACAACCGCGCGCAGCCGGTGCTGGAGCCGATGGCGCGCAAGGTGATCCACTGCGGCGGTCCGGGCAACGGCCAGGTCACCAAGATGTGCAACAACCTCGTCCTGGGCGCGTCGATGATCGCCGTCAGCGAGGCGTTCGTGCTGGGCGAACGGCTCGGGGTGTCCCACCAGGCGCTCTACGACGTGGTGTCGGTCTCCACCGGTCAGTGCTGGTCGCTGACCACCAACTGCCCGGTTCCCGGGCTGGTGGAGACCAGCAGGGCCAACCACGAGTACGAGCCGGGTTTCGCCGCCGCGCTGATGCTCAAGGACCTCAAGCTGGCGGCCTCGGCTGCGGAGCAGAGCGGTACCGACGCCGCGATCGGCCGCCTGGCCACGGAGCTCTACCAGCGGTTCAACGACGAGGGCGGCGCGGGCTACGACTTCGGGGCGATCATCAAGTCGGTCCGCGAGCACTCCGGCCGGTGA
- a CDS encoding ADP-ribosylglycohydrolase family protein: MDRTGRDNGSQGRLTEAELALLATWREVRGGGRPASRPRPRLDPVEEALLGTWRAWRDSPASRPPWAARLQHRLADDVSEPAPATGLADRSGFLPEAPSRFLGMLLGGAVGEFVARGHRGAGQRGTATMFALEGLIRAHTRLRAAGDGDPVDGVLEGLQRWMHSRGVPWQDCGSLRPNPDGWLVERGRLRSRSTDEPTLLTALAAIAAGKPRGTRQQPVNASDSATAVSLGALAALWSGDAVFPLACDLAALTHGHPHGHNPAGVLGVAVSALLRDVPLTEALQRGLAAWHSQTLAHALRLGLSSPAGSLPARRHLDSMGEGRSGLGALAVAIRVATACPDDFATAVRIAADHGGDTASSAMICGQLLGALHGPTAIPAEWLAALPEFRLVERLATDAAAEFGPHPDESGEWARRYPTEDPHESQAPVPTALTSVPQLAASRDRFVGAVLGCAVGEALGGPVAGAGWDEIRDRHGANGLRAYVPAGHPAGRLGSDTQLMLFSLEGMIRAGVARERSGITDPSRHVQHAYQRWLHTQHLSWARAAGEFLRHTPEPDGWLVRQRALFQTRNPGRTMMRTLIAFAKGQQEMGTPQNPVSDSKGSTAVMRAVPAALWSDDPAAVFTVGMNIAALTHGDPLAYLSAGTLAYLVAALMDGAELADAAEAAMSHLGGRPGHEEVTRRLSAAVRLGRSGPAPAETVEATIGSGWNAPEALGIGLYAALASEGEFDVALPMAVNHSGNSATTGAVCGSLVGAARGAEAIPDRWIADLELHEVIEQLAQDATLEFGPRPPRGPDWLERYPST; the protein is encoded by the coding sequence GTGGACCGAACAGGCAGGGACAACGGGTCGCAGGGCCGGCTCACCGAGGCCGAACTCGCGTTGCTTGCCACCTGGCGGGAGGTCAGGGGCGGCGGGCGGCCCGCGTCGCGTCCTCGCCCGCGCCTCGACCCGGTCGAGGAGGCGTTGCTGGGCACCTGGCGCGCCTGGCGCGACTCCCCCGCCTCCCGGCCGCCGTGGGCAGCGCGGTTGCAGCACCGGCTCGCCGACGACGTGTCCGAACCCGCCCCTGCCACCGGACTGGCCGACCGCTCCGGCTTCCTGCCGGAAGCACCGAGCCGGTTCCTCGGCATGCTGCTGGGCGGTGCGGTCGGCGAGTTCGTCGCGCGGGGTCACCGGGGTGCGGGTCAGCGCGGCACCGCGACCATGTTCGCCCTCGAGGGACTCATCCGCGCCCACACCCGGCTGCGCGCCGCTGGCGACGGCGACCCGGTCGACGGGGTCCTCGAGGGCCTGCAGCGCTGGATGCACAGTCGCGGAGTGCCGTGGCAGGACTGCGGATCGCTGCGGCCGAACCCGGACGGCTGGCTGGTCGAGCGCGGCCGCCTGCGTTCCCGGTCCACCGACGAGCCCACGCTGCTGACCGCGCTGGCGGCGATCGCGGCCGGGAAGCCCCGCGGCACCCGGCAGCAGCCGGTCAACGCCTCCGACTCGGCGACCGCGGTCTCGCTGGGCGCGCTGGCCGCGCTGTGGTCCGGCGACGCGGTGTTCCCGCTGGCCTGCGACCTGGCCGCGCTTACCCACGGCCACCCGCACGGCCACAACCCGGCGGGTGTGCTCGGCGTGGCCGTCTCGGCGCTGCTGCGGGACGTGCCGCTCACCGAGGCCCTCCAGCGCGGGCTCGCCGCCTGGCACAGCCAGACGCTCGCGCACGCGCTGCGGCTGGGCCTGAGCAGCCCCGCCGGGTCGCTGCCCGCACGCAGGCACCTGGACTCCATGGGCGAGGGCCGCAGCGGGCTCGGCGCGCTCGCCGTGGCGATCCGCGTCGCCACGGCCTGTCCCGACGACTTCGCGACCGCGGTCCGCATCGCCGCCGACCACGGCGGGGACACCGCGTCGTCGGCGATGATCTGCGGGCAGCTGCTCGGCGCGCTGCACGGGCCGACGGCGATCCCGGCGGAGTGGCTGGCCGCGCTGCCGGAGTTCCGGCTGGTCGAACGACTTGCCACCGACGCCGCCGCCGAGTTCGGCCCGCATCCCGACGAGTCCGGGGAATGGGCCCGCCGGTACCCGACCGAGGACCCGCACGAGTCGCAGGCCCCGGTGCCCACCGCGCTGACCTCGGTTCCGCAGCTCGCCGCGTCGCGGGACCGCTTCGTCGGCGCGGTGCTCGGCTGCGCGGTCGGCGAAGCACTCGGCGGGCCGGTCGCCGGTGCGGGCTGGGACGAGATCCGCGACCGGCACGGTGCGAACGGCCTGCGGGCCTACGTGCCCGCGGGCCACCCCGCCGGTCGCCTCGGCAGCGACACCCAGCTCATGCTGTTCTCGCTGGAGGGCATGATCCGGGCCGGCGTAGCCCGCGAGCGCAGCGGCATCACCGACCCCTCCCGCCACGTCCAGCACGCCTACCAGCGCTGGCTGCACACCCAGCACCTGAGCTGGGCACGCGCGGCAGGCGAGTTCCTGCGGCACACCCCCGAACCCGACGGCTGGCTGGTGCGGCAGCGGGCGCTGTTCCAGACCCGCAACCCCGGGCGCACGATGATGCGCACGCTCATCGCGTTCGCCAAGGGCCAGCAGGAGATGGGCACCCCGCAGAACCCCGTCAGCGACTCCAAAGGCAGCACGGCGGTCATGCGAGCCGTTCCGGCGGCGCTGTGGAGCGACGACCCGGCGGCGGTGTTCACCGTCGGCATGAACATCGCCGCGCTGACCCACGGCGATCCGCTGGCCTACCTCAGCGCGGGCACGCTGGCGTACCTGGTCGCCGCGCTGATGGACGGTGCCGAGCTGGCCGACGCCGCCGAGGCGGCCATGTCCCACCTCGGCGGCAGGCCCGGGCACGAGGAGGTCACCCGCAGGCTCTCGGCGGCGGTCCGGCTCGGCCGGTCGGGCCCGGCGCCCGCCGAAACCGTGGAGGCGACCATCGGCAGCGGCTGGAACGCCCCGGAAGCCCTCGGCATCGGCCTGTACGCGGCGCTGGCCTCGGAAGGCGAGTTCGACGTCGCGCTGCCGATGGCGGTGAACCACTCGGGCAACAGCGCGACCACCGGAGCGGTCTGCGGCAGCCTCGTCGGGGCCGCGCGGGGCGCGGAGGCGATCCCGGACCGCTGGATCGCCGACCTGGAGCTGCACGAGGTGATCGAACAGCTGGCGCAGGACGCGACCCTGGAGTTCGGACCCCGCCCCCCGCGCGGCCCCGACTGGCTGGAGCGCTACCCCAGCACGTGA
- a CDS encoding enoyl-CoA hydratase-related protein produces the protein MAEELVHLTSDAGIATITLDSPHNRNALSAQLRRELRDHLESAIADDAVRVIVLAHTGPVFCAGMDLKESRAAGAEDQGVNEFPELLERIWNSPKPVVARLAGPARAGGVGIVAACDIAVCADTATFAFSEVRIGVVPAVISVTVLPRLHARQAHELFLTGETFSARRAVEIGLLNSTVAAEALDAETRRYTDMLALGGPKALAATKEMLRRTRPTDMGEDFTQMLALSAGFFASEEGQEGIRAFAEKRKPSWAPQS, from the coding sequence ATGGCCGAAGAACTCGTGCACCTCACATCCGACGCCGGCATCGCGACGATCACGCTGGACTCGCCGCACAACCGCAACGCGCTGTCCGCTCAGCTGCGCCGCGAGCTGCGGGACCACTTGGAGAGCGCGATCGCCGACGACGCGGTGCGCGTGATCGTCCTGGCCCACACCGGGCCGGTGTTCTGCGCGGGCATGGACCTCAAGGAGTCCCGCGCGGCGGGCGCCGAGGACCAGGGCGTGAACGAGTTCCCCGAGCTGCTGGAGCGGATCTGGAACAGCCCGAAGCCGGTGGTGGCCAGGCTGGCCGGTCCGGCACGCGCGGGCGGGGTCGGCATCGTGGCCGCCTGCGACATCGCCGTCTGCGCCGACACCGCTACCTTCGCCTTCTCCGAGGTCCGCATCGGCGTCGTCCCGGCGGTCATCTCCGTGACCGTGCTGCCGCGGCTGCATGCCAGGCAGGCCCACGAGCTGTTCCTGACCGGGGAGACCTTCAGCGCGCGGAGGGCGGTCGAGATCGGCCTGCTCAACTCCACGGTCGCGGCCGAGGCGCTCGACGCCGAGACCCGGCGCTACACCGACATGCTCGCCCTCGGCGGCCCGAAAGCTCTCGCGGCCACCAAGGAGATGCTGCGCCGCACCCGTCCCACCGACATGGGCGAGGACTTCACCCAGATGCTGGCGCTCTCGGCCGGGTTCTTCGCGAGCGAGGAGGGCCAGGAAGGCATCCGCGCCTTCGCCGAGAAGCGCAAGCCCTCGTGGGCGCCGCAGAGCTGA
- a CDS encoding isobutyryl-CoA dehydrogenase yields the protein MSVTASAPASPFELTEDQRTIQETVLEFAAERLAPNAVEWDQQKHFPTDVLREAGTLGLGGVYVDELVGGSGLSRFDSVLIFEALATGDPSIAAYVSIHNMVAGMIDRFGDDEQRRRWLPAMCSMERLGSYCLTEPEAGSDAAALQTRAVRDGDHYVLDGVKQFISGGGNSDVYVVMARTGEPGPKGISTFVVEGDTPGLSFGPNEKKMGWNAQPTRQVVFQGVRVPATHRLGDEGIGFRIAMAGLDGGRLSIAACSLGGAQAALDKSLGYVHERSAFGSKLSDFQVLRFKLADMATELEAARMLLWRAAWALDVKDPAATRLCAMAKRLATDAGFAVANEALQIHGGYGYLAEYGLEKIVRDLRVHQILEGTNEIMRLIISRGLLEAP from the coding sequence GTGTCGGTCACGGCATCCGCACCGGCCTCGCCTTTCGAGCTGACCGAGGACCAGCGGACCATCCAGGAGACCGTCCTGGAGTTCGCCGCCGAGCGGCTCGCGCCCAACGCCGTCGAGTGGGACCAGCAGAAGCACTTCCCGACCGACGTGCTGCGCGAGGCGGGAACCCTGGGGCTCGGCGGCGTCTACGTCGACGAGCTGGTGGGCGGCAGCGGGCTCAGCAGGTTCGACTCGGTGCTGATCTTCGAGGCGCTGGCCACCGGCGACCCGTCGATCGCCGCCTACGTCTCCATCCACAACATGGTCGCCGGGATGATCGACCGCTTCGGCGACGACGAGCAGCGGCGCCGCTGGCTGCCCGCGATGTGCTCGATGGAGCGCCTGGGCAGCTACTGCCTGACCGAGCCCGAGGCCGGGTCCGACGCCGCGGCTCTGCAGACCCGTGCGGTCCGCGACGGCGACCACTACGTGCTCGACGGCGTCAAGCAGTTCATCTCCGGCGGCGGCAACTCCGACGTCTACGTCGTGATGGCCAGGACCGGCGAGCCGGGGCCGAAGGGCATCTCCACCTTCGTCGTGGAGGGCGACACGCCCGGCCTGTCGTTCGGTCCCAACGAGAAGAAGATGGGCTGGAACGCCCAGCCGACGCGCCAGGTCGTGTTCCAGGGCGTGCGGGTGCCCGCGACGCATCGGCTCGGTGATGAGGGCATCGGCTTCCGGATCGCCATGGCAGGGCTGGACGGCGGCAGGCTCAGCATCGCGGCATGCTCGCTGGGCGGCGCCCAGGCGGCGCTGGACAAGAGCCTCGGTTACGTGCACGAACGCAGCGCGTTCGGCTCCAAGCTCAGCGACTTCCAGGTGCTGCGGTTCAAACTCGCCGACATGGCCACCGAGCTGGAGGCGGCGCGGATGCTGCTCTGGCGCGCGGCCTGGGCGCTCGACGTGAAGGACCCCGCGGCCACCAGGCTGTGCGCGATGGCGAAGCGGCTGGCCACCGACGCCGGGTTCGCGGTGGCCAACGAGGCGCTTCAGATCCACGGAGGATACGGATACCTTGCCGAGTACGGCCTGGAGAAGATCGTCCGCGACCTGCGGGTGCATCAGATCCTGGAAGGTACCAACGAGATCATGCGGCTGATCATCTCCCGCGGACTGCTGGAGGCCCCGTGA
- a CDS encoding TetR/AcrR family transcriptional regulator codes for MTEPATATDGRRARGQRRRAELIAATLAVVERDGVAGVTHRAVAREAGCPASSAVYYFATLDELLVAALTAAAEDYARQLREIVDSGSDGIDGIARLIADAGGPGRTRAVAERELTLLAARRPALRPIARHWREKVADAAAEHTDDPRTIQTVVDVADGICARVLMGTEPVAFEEIRGALRHALRLD; via the coding sequence TTGACCGAACCCGCAACTGCCACCGACGGCCGCCGCGCCAGGGGGCAGCGCAGGCGTGCCGAGCTGATCGCGGCGACCCTCGCGGTCGTCGAGCGCGACGGCGTCGCCGGGGTGACCCACCGCGCGGTGGCCCGCGAGGCGGGTTGCCCGGCCAGCTCGGCGGTCTACTACTTCGCCACGCTCGACGAGCTGCTCGTCGCCGCGCTCACCGCCGCCGCGGAGGACTACGCCCGCCAGCTCCGGGAGATCGTCGACAGCGGGTCCGACGGGATCGACGGCATCGCCCGGCTCATCGCCGACGCGGGCGGGCCGGGCCGCACCCGAGCGGTCGCAGAGCGGGAGCTGACGTTGCTGGCCGCCCGGCGTCCGGCTCTGCGGCCGATCGCGCGGCACTGGCGGGAGAAGGTCGCCGACGCGGCGGCCGAGCACACCGACGACCCCCGAACGATCCAGACCGTGGTCGACGTCGCCGACGGCATCTGTGCCCGCGTGCTGATGGGCACCGAACCCGTCGCGTTCGAGGAGATCCGCGGCGCCCTGCGGCACGCGCTGCGTCTCGACTGA
- a CDS encoding enoyl-CoA hydratase/isomerase family protein, which produces MTASPEILLSEQGALGRITLNRPKALNALTLGMVRTMTETLRRWRDAEHIEAVLIDGAGERGLCAGGDIRALYDAAKAGDEEFTATFWAEEYRLNSALSRYPKPVVGLMDGITMGGGVGVTAHGSHRVVTERSKIGMPEVGIGFVPDVGGTYLLSRTPGELGTHMALTGAPVTGADAIVAGFADHHVDSSRLGELVEGLADGAVDQVLGDLSQRPPRAPLEAEREWIDAAYSADTVEEVLRRLRERPEEAAQKAAETIETKSPTSLKVTLRSLRTGFRSLEQALDQEFRVSMACILIGDLVEGVRATLVDKDRDPKWSPARLDEVDGALVEKFFEPRGAGELGLDG; this is translated from the coding sequence ATGACAGCTTCGCCCGAGATCCTGCTCAGCGAACAGGGTGCGCTCGGACGGATCACGCTCAACCGCCCGAAGGCGCTCAACGCCCTGACCCTGGGCATGGTGCGCACGATGACCGAGACGTTGCGGCGGTGGCGCGACGCCGAGCACATCGAGGCGGTCCTGATCGACGGGGCGGGGGAGCGCGGGCTGTGCGCGGGCGGCGACATCCGCGCCCTCTACGACGCGGCCAAGGCCGGTGACGAGGAGTTCACCGCGACGTTCTGGGCCGAGGAGTACCGGCTCAACTCCGCGCTGTCGCGCTACCCGAAGCCGGTCGTGGGCCTGATGGACGGCATCACCATGGGCGGTGGCGTCGGTGTCACCGCGCACGGCTCGCACCGGGTGGTGACCGAGCGCTCCAAGATCGGCATGCCGGAGGTCGGCATCGGTTTCGTGCCCGACGTCGGCGGCACCTACCTGCTGTCCCGGACGCCCGGTGAGCTGGGCACGCACATGGCGCTGACCGGTGCGCCCGTCACCGGCGCCGACGCGATCGTGGCGGGCTTCGCCGACCACCACGTCGACAGCTCCCGGCTGGGCGAGCTGGTCGAGGGGCTGGCCGACGGCGCGGTGGACCAGGTGCTCGGAGATCTCTCCCAGCGGCCGCCGCGGGCGCCGCTGGAGGCCGAGCGCGAGTGGATCGACGCGGCGTACTCCGCCGACACCGTCGAGGAGGTCCTGCGGCGGCTGCGGGAGCGCCCGGAGGAGGCGGCGCAGAAGGCCGCCGAGACCATCGAGACCAAGTCGCCGACGTCGCTGAAGGTGACCCTGCGGTCGCTGCGCACCGGCTTCAGGTCGCTGGAGCAGGCCCTGGACCAGGAGTTCCGGGTGTCGATGGCCTGCATCCTGATCGGTGACCTGGTGGAGGGCGTGCGCGCGACGCTGGTGGACAAGGACCGCGACCCGAAGTGGTCGCCCGCGCGGCTCGACGAGGTCGACGGCGCGCTGGTGGAGAAGTTCTTCGAGCCGAGGGGCGCCGGGGAGCTCGGGCTCGACGGCTGA
- a CDS encoding DMT family transporter, with protein sequence MAYLLLLGAVASEVIGALATRFSAGFTKVVPSAIAITGVVGAYYLLSLALKQGMDMGVAYGIWAALGVTAVALVGAAFLGDTLTWVQMIGIVLVIGGVISLELGGQH encoded by the coding sequence ATGGCTTACCTGCTCCTGCTCGGTGCCGTCGCCTCGGAGGTCATCGGTGCGCTCGCCACCCGCTTCTCCGCGGGATTCACCAAGGTGGTCCCGTCGGCGATCGCGATCACCGGCGTGGTCGGGGCGTACTACCTGCTCTCGCTGGCCCTCAAGCAGGGCATGGACATGGGCGTGGCCTACGGCATCTGGGCGGCGCTGGGGGTCACCGCGGTGGCGCTGGTCGGGGCAGCCTTCCTCGGTGACACCCTTACCTGGGTGCAGATGATCGGCATCGTGCTGGTGATCGGCGGCGTGATCTCACTGGAGTTGGGAGGGCAGCATTGA
- a CDS encoding barstar family protein yields MSGLEEPSTDVSAVKAAEDAERRGAAAHVLDGSELVSKRAALDGIAAVLDFPEWAGRNLDALYDCLTDLSWLPEGEHVLIWSGYQALADYDPKAYRKISAVLKEASETSFCGRTFTAVLTRN; encoded by the coding sequence GTGAGCGGGTTGGAGGAACCCTCCACTGACGTCAGCGCCGTCAAAGCAGCCGAGGATGCCGAGCGACGGGGCGCGGCGGCGCACGTCCTGGACGGTTCGGAGCTGGTCAGCAAGCGCGCGGCGCTCGACGGCATCGCCGCGGTCCTGGACTTCCCCGAGTGGGCGGGCCGCAACCTCGACGCGCTCTACGACTGCCTCACTGACCTGTCCTGGCTGCCCGAGGGCGAGCACGTGCTGATCTGGTCCGGCTACCAGGCCCTGGCCGACTACGACCCGAAGGCCTACCGGAAGATCAGCGCGGTGCTGAAGGAGGCGTCGGAGACCTCCTTCTGCGGCCGGACCTTCACCGCGGTCCTGACCCGGAACTGA